The Chiroxiphia lanceolata isolate bChiLan1 chromosome 3, bChiLan1.pri, whole genome shotgun sequence DNA segment GGAGCTCTCCGCCACGGCGCACGTGCGCTCTCCGTAGCCAAAGTGccacagggggctggggggctgcaggcagccccCTGAGCACCGGTAAGCCTGGTACCCTGCTGGCTCGATGATCCAGTACCGTGCCCAGGAGAGCTCGCGGAAGCTGACGTAGTGTTCCTGCCGGCAGCAGGTGGACTTCCCCAACATCGCCTCCTCCCTGCAGTCCCCGGGGCCCCTGCACACCAAGGGAGAAACAAGAACTGATGCTGTAACTGGAAACGGTGAAGTGAGGGAAATAATCCAAATAATCCCCCCTGTCAATAGCACAGATGGGCTCTGAGAGATGAAACTTGGCCCAAGCTCAGGGTTCGTTTGAGTATTCAGACAACAAAtatggggagaggagaggggtgATTCAGCAGCAATTTTCTAACTCCTACTTTCTAACTAACACATGCGAGAGCAAGAGTTGCCCACCCTGGGTTGGCACACAAAATAATTCAGGGGCAAAATTACTTCAGAGACAGTACAGATTCAGGCTTCATACGTACTCATAGTCTTCCAAGTTGAGGGTGTAAAGCACCAGTTCAGGTTTGCCTAGGGCTTTATCCTTGGGGTCCTGAGAGGTGAAACGCACGGCTTTGGCCATTTCCGAGGCATAGCTGCCCACTCTCTCTCCTTCGATCCAGACCTCCAGGAACATTGGCTCCCGCCTCTTGTTTCGCAGCCAGTAATGCACAGCCTGTGTCACGTCAAAGTTCTTCCAGCCCGACTCGCGTATAGGAACCAGCCTGCACGACAAGGGCTTGGCATTAGAGAAAAGCCCATCAGACAAAGCCTGGGCTTGCAGAGCTGTTACTGCAGCAGAATAATTTGCTTCCTGTAGATCGTCACATGCCTTGATTGCACGATCATTTTTGCTGAGCGCTCTGGGCAAGCACCCACAGCAATTAACTGACACCTCGAAAAGAAGTATACATATCTAACAGACACCGAAGGGTTAAATAAAACCCTCTGTGCATGCTCATGTCAAGGTATTCATTCATGCTCAAACAGAAATGGGGTGGTGCAGGATTACATGCAACCTCAGTACTAGTGATGACAGCCTGTTAAACACCACTATCTCCCACTGCTCCTGTCCTAGCTGCAGTAGGAACTTAAGTCTCTACCCACCCAGAAAATGCCTTCAGGGAGCGTAAAACTTCCACAGAGCTTGAGGCTACAGAATCAGATGCTTTTTGCccaatttaattatttagacGAGACAATGAAGCGGTCAATGGAAAGAATACCAGCAGCCTAACACACATGAGTTAGAGTGAGAGAGAAATGAACAAGGTGGAGGGTTTTAGATGGGAACACCTAGCAGTACATGGCATCATTTGACACAGAACTAGATTATTGCAATGAATCTTCATATACTGCAGCCTTAGTATAATATCTGCTCTTATAAACTCATTCTGGGTTTAGAGGCTACAGAGCCTGATTCTACAGATGTAACCCTGTCAGACTGACCTGAGCCACAACTATGTGATACCCAAATCCAGCCCAGAGGACCTAGATTCCTAGGTCCTAACTAGATTCCTGCCTTTTCTTACCTGGAGTCTATCAGAGAGGTCCTGTTGGTACCATCGTGCTGCCGTTGCACCCAGTACACACTGACTCTGGCATTGGAGACAGGCCTGTGAGACTGCCTGGCAGGAAGGTTTGCTCTGTCCAGAGGCTTTTTGAAGAGTTTCAGTTCAGCCATTGTGACTTCGCTGTTTTTAGGTATTCTGCCCTCCATGTCAAAGATCAGGTTCTGGCGCGTGGTGGTGTCTGAGTAGAGGACTTCTCCTGGAATACCTGTGCAGTTGGGAACAAAAAAGGTGGCCTGTCATTGCCATCCTGGGGAGCAAAGGCCACACATTTCATACACAGTTATCATCACAACACACAACACACCTCTTCCATGGTCCCGCATTGAGCCTTGTGGCAGAGCCAGCCACTAAGCACACTTTTTCTAATGCATATTTGAATCCAATGTCTTGCAAATGCCCTAATTCTTCTCCTGTCTCTCTGCAAACTGGAGGAACAAAATGTCCTACGTAATTTGACCCCAAATTGAGCAGACCCCAAAAGGTGTGCatctctgtgccagtgctggacATAAAAGCAGGAAACTGCACCACCTGAAATaaagaagtattttcatttgctgCCTAGAGTGCTATGTATgtcttttgaaagcaaaataagctCTAAGTGTCCTTGTACAGCCACCATTGTACACCATAATGCCTGTACAGCCGATTGCCTCCTTCATATTTCTcccagccaagaaaaaaaaaatctaaaaaactCATGAGGGAGAGCAAAACATCCTCAAAGAGATGTGATTCCTGTTATAGGACTTGCTGTAGATTTGACCCCAAACCTGCAAGTTCTGCAGTTTCtactgcctttatttttcttaatcgTTTTTACACCTGACTGATGCTGGGTACCAAGGCTTTTCTCTTCTATtaagctccagcagcagcctgccTTTTGCAAGGTCTGTGGGACTCCCTGTCCAGGTGCAAGGAGTTACTAGTGCTTTCTTATCTTTAAGGTGCTGTTATATGCACCTCTTCTACCCAGCTGAGCTTTGGAGCCAAACCCAAACCTCATTCTCCCCGTGGGTTTGCCTCTGCCGATCCTGAGGCCGGCAGCGAGAGAGTGGGCAGCTCCCCCTGCCAGCGGCACAGTGCTTTAGACGCTCCCAACGCCAGAAACGTTACCTGCGTTGCCAGGGATCCCCCTCAGGATGCCGGCCAGGCTCGGCAAAGCTCGGCGCTTCACCCTCTGGCGCTTCAGCATGGAGATGTACTTGTTCTTGACGTGATCTGGGATAACCAGATCCACCAAGTCTCTCTTATGAAGTTCAGGGATCTCAGAGAGCCCCAGCTGCTTCAGGAACGCCTCCTTGAACCCTTCCTGGGTAAATGCTTGCACCGTGATGACCAGGTAGAACATGCAGAGCATCCAGGCGCACCTCAGGTCCATCCTCCTCCGTCAGCGAAGCAGTTGCCCGCCTGGCAGAGATGAAGGGGGGGAtctccctggggctgctctcagCAGAGATGTGCTGGCAGGCTGCCTGAGCTGGACAGAGATCCCCTGCACTGGGGTTTTATAGCCAGCCTCGTCCCACTGGCACAACAAATTTCACAAGTGGGGACGAAGCAGAGGACTTGAAAGGATCACTCCCCTGTTGGTAGACACATGCCAGTTTAACACCTTCATCTACTGCAAAGTTAATACAAGAAGGTATAGGGGGGCTCCCAGATTCCTTCACAGGGGAGAAGTTTCCATCTTTTTTAATTCCCTATAAATGTTTGCCCAGAACCCCCCTGAGCTATCAGTGTCCTCTGTTCAGCCTAGGTGAGGGAGGAAACACATGTGCAGAGTACATTGCTTTAGGTACTGCACCATATGATTCTTAAAGGAAGAGTCAATTTTTACTGCAGGAGACTTGATACCTAAAATAGCCAATATCAATCAGGAGAAGCTTTAGCTTTAGCTGGAAGTCCACTTTTATGgcaagcattaaaaaaattatttaaatcttggagggtggggagggaggaaggaggtaCCACTTTGATCTCTGGCTATTTGTATCAAGTGTATGAATCAGGGCAGTGAATCACAGCAGTTGAATGATTTATGTCCTTTTATGCTGCTTCTGAATCACAGAAGGTGGAAGATGTACAGGCAtgacattttagaaaaatgtcCCATCATTCTTTATGGATTCCTGTGGGTTTTAATAAATACTTGTGCCTAGAAGAAGGTAGCTTTTATGTAAAGGCAGATCACCTTTCAGTGAATATGAGAAACCATTCCACTCTTTCACAAGATGGATGAGGAATATTGGTATTTTGGATGCTGTTAACAACCACAATAGAATGCTGGCTCTGGAGAATGAAGCTGACCTGGAGGTTGGCATGGGGAGGCTGCATGTTTGCCTTGAAGTCGACCTTTAAACGTTAAGCTCACATCATTTTCTTCCCTGGCCTTTGCTGGCATAAGATGTGGAAATCTATTTTTGACACCAATCCCAGGAGAAGTgaatagaaaaaatagaatGTGATCAATAAAAGTACGAAGGAGCATGGCACTTGAAATTCTCATCCTCTCCAGCAGTCACATGCCTGAGCACACATACAGATGTCCTCAGCATCGGATGTTCTTTGGATTTTATACCTCTGTAAATGATTTAAAATTGGTCCAGTTTCATCCAATGGTGTGCCCTGAGGACAGTCTGGCTGGAGGATTCAGTGTAATGAACTTGTACAAAAGCACCCCTGTTGAGGTTCATCCCTCATTAAAACAAGTGTCAGCCGAGGCAGCCTGTTTTGTAGCAGAGGAAGGCAATAAAACCTGAAAGAGCCTCACTAAACACTTCTCTTACAGCTCACTTTGTCTTTACAACCTTTTAAGAAACTTGTCTCCTTAAACATGATAAAGCCTCTGCTAGATGTTAAAAGGGTACTTTATTTAGCTGAATCGAGTTTTAAGGCTAAAATGGGAACAGATTACAAACTAGCAGCTTGTGCATGGCCCAAGGAAGTGCATTCTTTAATCTTGCCCTTTGTGTAGCATCTTTCTCTGTGGATGAATCTTATACATCCGTTTGTATATTCATTCAAAGTATATTCATTCCCAAGACACAGATAGCAGTGAAAAATACCCACTTTATTTGACCGTTTCAGCTTCAACTCACGTAAAAAACTCCTGCTTTTGCAAATAAGAGGagggaaggtttttttcctcaaatcctTGTGACCCTCTCAGCCCCTTTGGAAGGCTCCACACTCCACGTTCCCTCCCTCAGGACCCCTTCCCCAGCTAAATGGCACATTACTGATCCTCAGGGGCTGGGACAAATGCAGCCACAGTGATGAACCCCATCAGAAGATTGGGTTGGAAACCCCACCGAGCAATGTTCAGGTAGCTGATAAAGTTTCTTATATTAGATTCTATAAGTGTTGGCCAGCTCAGTTCCAGGAATGAATTTATGTTCATAGGATTAGAGTCACCTGGATAAAACTGCAGGTCATGGATTTGTAATGGTCTCTCTCTTATGTCACAAAGATATGATCTCATATTTATTTATCCATCCAACTAGTCTTTGCTCCAGAGAGTGGTCCTGCTGTGCAGTGAGCGCTCTTGAAAGAGCCACAATAACATGAAATGAAAGTGCCTGATTGGTCCAGCAGCACTCAGCTTTCTGGTATCCGGATGTGATTTCTCCCGTGGCTGATGCCAAATCTA contains these protein-coding regions:
- the LOC116784498 gene encoding left-right determination factor 2-like, producing the protein MDLRCAWMLCMFYLVITVQAFTQEGFKEAFLKQLGLSEIPELHKRDLVDLVIPDHVKNKYISMLKRQRVKRRALPSLAGILRGIPGNAGIPGEVLYSDTTTRQNLIFDMEGRIPKNSEVTMAELKLFKKPLDRANLPARQSHRPVSNARVSVYWVQRQHDGTNRTSLIDSRLVPIRESGWKNFDVTQAVHYWLRNKRREPMFLEVWIEGERVGSYASEMAKAVRFTSQDPKDKALGKPELVLYTLNLEDYEGPGDCREEAMLGKSTCCRQEHYVSFRELSWARYWIIEPAGYQAYRCSGGCLQPPSPLWHFGYGERTCAVAESSSLPMMYLVKRGNRTEIEAAEFPNMIVERCSCVTNGMALV